The Amblyraja radiata isolate CabotCenter1 chromosome 21, sAmbRad1.1.pri, whole genome shotgun sequence genome contains the following window.
ggcgaggctgccatcgcggcgccacccggtggtgacgtttcgggtcgggacccttcttctgaagtctGACCCAGGTtaagcagcattcctggagaacatggataggtgatgtttcagattgggacccttttccatattctccacagatgctgcctgacctgctgagttactctagcagtttgtgtctttccgGGTGCAGACCATTACTGGGGACTGATAGCAGCTGTTCCATGCGTTATCAGCTTGATCGGAATATGCAGTGTCTCTCATCATGGAAGCTCAACTCTCCCCAGCACATTTCTGCTGCAGGTCCGTTAGAGGTTTGCAGCAGGTTTTTGGCACAGGAGTGCAAGCAATGCGGAGGGTAATGAATGATGCCAGATTCGTGGCACAATACATATCAAGTAAAATTGGAGTAGATACCCAAGATTGATAGGATTAGAAGATCAAGCGCACTATAATGAAAAAGCGCTCTAATGAATAATAAGTTCAGAAATCTTAACAGCAACAACAAAAAGAGAAAGGACAATGAGATTGGAGGCAGACAGTGAACCAGTTTTGAGTGGAAGAGTGTTGCCTGTGGTGCAAGCGATTGATTGATTTTaactttattattcagatttaagaGTTATTAATCACAAAGTACTCGTATTGCAGTCAGATTCAGGATGGGGCAGATGTGGCTGTTTGATTTAAGATCAGAGAAATCGAGCAAAAAATGTTAGAGGTCTGGGAATGAATTATAGACAATTACTTACAGCATCCTGCTGTGAAGATAATGCATAGCCATCTCAGTTTCAATTCgtttctcctgcactttgctCTGGAATGCCAACCGCGCACTCTCCTTCAAGTCTTCCTTTGTCTGTTCTTGTAAGTCTGCAGGTGGCTCAAATGTCAACCCATATGTGAAGCAGTCCCTTAGGAACACATTATCCAGGATTTCAACTGTTGTGCATTGCCTGATGGCAGTGTTGCAGCGCTCATCTTGGGTTAAGGGATTGCCCTAAGCaagaattttaaaatattagaattCACCATTTCTGAAACGTGATTTCAGAAGAAAATATGAATTTCACCGCTAGGTAAATTTAGGTAAGGTTGCATGGTTACCATCTTACCTTATTTGCCTTTGTgttgtgttatgcccctgtcccacttaggaaacctgaacggaaacctctggagactttgcgccccacccaaggtttccgtgcggttcccggaggtttttgtcagtctccctacctgcttccactacctgcaaccttcagcaaccaactgcaacctcctgaaccgcacagaaaccttgggtggggcgcaaagtctccagaggtttccgttcaggtttcctaagtatgacaggggcattactctctctcccgaagatatagacacaaaatgctggagtaactcaacgagacccttcttcgcagacgatgggtctcgacccaaaacgtcacccttccttctctccagagatgctgcctgacccgcattttgtgtctaccttcagtttaaaccagcatctgcagttccttcctcactcCCGAGATGAGAGATATCAAACCACCTCCCTCACTTCCATTGATTTCATCAATCAGATAGAGCACATTTCAACACCTCTTGTCTAAGTCAGTTTACGTTCTGCATGACCTACCCTTCAGCATCCGACTCAGTCAGcataaatttatttttgtttttcctCTTAAACGCATCAAATGTTATTCACCTCAATCTGTCCATGACGGTGTATGTTTTGCAATCTAATCTCTCACTGAATAAACACAATCTTTTGGAATTCCTTGTTGAATTTAGTAACTATTTCAAACATGGCCTCTAGTTTTGGGGTTGCCACATAGTACAAGATTATAAAGGAGTTTGATAAATGGAAATAGTTTTTCAGATATCCACTCATCACTCTTCAACAATTTTTATCCCTCCTTGCTTTGGGGCATGCAGACTTGTTGCAAGTAGGTTCTTGTTGCATGAATATTGAATATATATTTCTTGGTACCTTTGCGGCTTTGTAGAGTGCAGATAACGCACATGGTCTGATCTTTGTTGCAGTGTTTGTATCCACATCAATGGTCATGGATAGCCTCAATGTAAACCCCCTCTCTATTAATCGCTAGCATCGTGCGCCGATAACTATTCCCAAGCAGGTTATTTATTGTACGCAGTCTAGAGTTAGGAATTTGCAAGATGATTGTAAATAGTTTGCACTGTGGCAACATGTGAAATATTTGTCTTTCACCAAACTTAGGGCCAGATTCACTAGAGCCATTAGAGGTGGTGATTCTAGCTGTCTACTCCACTGTTTTGTCTGTGCCTCGGTGGTCATGTATAAGGACCATCAGGTCTTCAGCAGTGTCCCCGATCAATGAGATGAGTGCAGACTGGACACAAAGGATAACATTATTATACTAATGAAAGGTGAATAACCTAAAATATTAACTtcttttgctccacagatgctacctgatctgctgagcattttcagcactattgtgtttttatttctgatttccaggtGTGTGAAATATTTTGCTTTTGAATATTTTAGCTTTTGTTAGCTTTGTTTTGTGGTTTACGAAGGGACACATTTATTCTGGTCTATTTTTCCCCTCTGGTTTATTTCCAtcacttctccacccccccccccccccccccttccctctccacctcgactgtcagtctgatgaagggttccgacctgaaacgtcacctattctttctctccagagacgttgcctctgagttactccagcattttgtgtcaatctttggtataaactagcatctgcagttccttcctacacatttactcAATTTATTTTTGCTCAATAACATGGGGATAATGCATTAGAAAAATTCTAACATGGCAGTTGTCATGAAGTTAAGATTGTACAAAGCATGAACACATTCAGAAGCTCTAccgcttttaaaataaatgtagtcTTCTTTTCCCATTTCTGTCTAGACCATTTTAAACCAACTAAAACTTCAGGGAGCGTTTGAactgacttggattgttttctttggaaaacTGGAGTCACTGAGAGAcccaatagaagtatataaaatgagaggcatagataggatagacagtgagAATCATTTTTTcaggatggaaaaaaatcaaatactatagagcataggtttacggtgagaagggcaaagtttaaaggagatatgcagacaGGGTTTTTTTACCCAgacagtggtgagtgcctggaccgTGCTtcgaggggtggtggttgaagcagatatgttagtgacatttaaaataattttggataggcaaatggatatgcagggagtggaaggATATGGGTTTTGTGCAAGTGGGTAAATAATGGCCACATATTGGCAGCCTGTTGAccatagatattgtgggccaaagtaccAATTCTTGTGCTGTTGAATATTCACATTTAAACCAGTAAATAAACCACTTTGATTCTTTTTCTCTGCCAATCACACTGTTTTGTGGAAAGATTGGGAATGAAGAGAGAAATATTATAACCTCTCTGTCGCTGAGTTTACCCTATTGTTGAGATTACGGATAGTcagtccttgcaccctgcctacTTCTCCACAGCACAAAAAGCATTAACTCGCTCTGCATCTTGTTTTATTAGCTACTTATACATGTATCAGCTGTTATGGATGGATGCCCATCATTAATATGTTCGCTCATGAAAATAATTAATCATCAATTGAGGTAATTTTGACTGTATGATGGTATAAAGTAGGTGCCTGGATTAAAATAGGCCTTTATAAATAGCCTGCTTCAGCATATAGTTAAATTGAAGCCTATTTTACATCTTTCCTAGTTCTTTATTTTCACGGATTTCCAACAATTGAACCAGAAGAAAGATGATAATAGATGAAAACCACTGAAAGACCGACAAATATCCTTACTTTAAGTCTCAATTGCTTCAATCTCCTCAGGTTTTCAAGGACATGCAGTGTGTCAGAGAGGGAGAGAATCACATTGTCAGAAGCATCAAGAACACATAGGTTCAGTGAGCTGGAGAGAGGCAGTAGGCTGCAAATACAGTTACCCTGAATGTACAGTTCACAGAGCTGGGGGAGACGCTGAACACCTTCTAGAGATTCcaactaaaaaaaaacacaaaataatcaTATGGCAGTTACTAGACCAGCACAAAGCATTACACAATGATACACAATGATACACAATGATAACATATTTCAACAGCCTGGTCCATTTTCGCTAAAATGTCCTTCTATATTTTTTCATCTAACTTTATCAGTCTGACCTTGTATTCATCTACCGCTATCTTAAATGCATCAATGTTACTTGCCTCAACTCCTGCTAGTTGTTCAGTTGGAAAATCCGGGAAACTATCCAGTAATACTAACTAATATAACTTGCACAGGAAGAAAACAGCTTCATTTTCATGTGGTGTAACTGTAATTGGACAGGAAGGTTTATAGAATGTAACTTGTGGTGTACAGATTGGCCTCATGTAGCCAATATCCATGCAACCAGTATCTTATGCAATTAGCCAAACTTCATGCCAACCTAATGGAGAACCATCCCCACAGTTCGTGATACCTTGGACAGTATCACAGTCAAGTCCAATCCTATTATTTTCGGAAGCTTAGGCTTATATCTAAGCTACAAAATCATACAGATTTATGTGTGGTCACTGAGGAGTTACCTTGTTGCCACTGAGATGCAACTTAGTGAGGCTGTTGAGAATAGGTAGGTTTGCAATGCTCCTGATCTGGTTGTGCGAAATGTCCAGAGCTGTCAACATCTTACAGCATTCTAGCCCTTGGAGAGATTCAATAATGTTGTGCGACAGGTTCAAAACCATCAGCTGAGGTAAAGCCTTGAGCCATGAGATGCtgcagcaacaaaaaaaaaaaaacaacacacataAGGAGAGGGAAAACAAATAACTTCCAATTCCAAGCACTGGGAGATCGAGCATGGACTATAGATTAGATTAttggaaacttccagacacttgaaTGGAAGAATTTATTCTCAATGCTACTGGGGAGTAAGTGGCACCGTATTGGTGGCCACAACACATTCAAAACTACATTCCATGAACCTAACGAAGAAATTCAAAAGATTTGGTCTGGGGCAAGAAATAACACACAATTTAGTTATTGATAAAAAGAAAATTTCAGGTAGAGTGCCTAAGGATGAAAACTGGCTCTGGTGGCACaatgcagcaggtagtgctgctgctgaAAATCTCCTGTGAACATAGAACtctacaacacaagaacaggctcttcggcccaccatgtctacgcTGAACATGATCTCATAAACTAacgccatctgcctgcacatgatccatatctatccagtacctgcctggtCTGAAGATGAGCCTGACCcaaaagatcacctatccatgttctccagagatgctgcctggccagctgagttactccaacactttcccTGCATGATCATGTTCCTGTTTAAATACCTTGTAAACGTCACCATTGTACCTTCTTCCATCACTCccactggcagcacgttccaggcaccctatACTCACTACACAAAGAATTTGCCTgaatatctctatacttataaaactctgatcttggacgtggatgtgtgtgagtgtgaatgtgagtgtgagtgtgtgtgtgtgtgtgtatttgtttgtgtgtcaCATCTTCGTGAAAAAAACGACGCGGCAAAGGTAAAatgttttacatattcctgtagagatttttcccatggagtccaaaatcgccacTGTCTttcactgatgacatcacaatgggtctgctctgtGCACCCTTCTTCCATGCGCTgcaagtgacgtcaccccccccggTTATTCAAAAGACTCGGCTGGCTCGCTCGGCTCTTCTGCTCGCTCGGAGCCCGTGTTCCACGTGCACGAATGAtggtactccccctccccctcccgccaccgccccctccccccgggacatgttggtcgatgtgggccgaagggcccgtttctatgctgtatgactctataatgctATGACTCCCCATAttcctcttgaccctttccagtttctcccactcaccttcaaaactcagggcaatttacagtaacTAATTGAACTTGAAAATATGTGAGGAAACAGGGTagtagggaaaacatgcaaactccacccaggttcaatactgaccttggATGCCGCCTGTGTGGAGCTTACATGTTCTCTCCAAGATGCTTCAGCCTCCGCCCACATCTCAAATACATGCTGGTCTGTAGCTGCTACTGTAAATCCTCCTGCTGTGGAAGCAGAATTAGGGGGAAATGTTGGGTATGTAAGAAGAAGTACGTTGTAGGAAAATAAGTATTttgtataggcacatggatatgcagggaatggagggatgtggatcatgtgttgGCAGAATAATTAGTTTATCTCTGCATCATGttttgcacaaacattgtggaccaaaggcccTGTCCCAGTGCAGTgtctttctatgttttatgttcaatctcaaaagaaaatatgaaataaacatgATTTCAAAATAATAAATTTGCAGCAAAAGGAAAGTAAGAGGGCATAAAGATTGTCCCCATCAGCATATCTTTAGAGAAAAGTGTTTTTATAATAGCTAATTACTGGCTTGATTTCACTTATTTAAGGCATGTATGTACATAGGCCTTAACTATGATTTGAAACTGTTAGCCGGTCTGTTAATGTATGCCCTCATTTTTACACTAATTAATGGAATCGTACAGAAATGAAGGGGATTATTTGGACCATCATGCCTGTGCTGACTCCTTGAAAGAGTCATCCAATTATTTCACAGCCTTGATCCTCCCCTACGGCACTGTACATTTCTTTTTCTTCAACATATTTATCCAACTTCCTTCTGGAAATAATTAGCGAATTTGCTGTCACCATCCTTTCCGTCAGTGAATTACAGATCATAAAAATTGCTGCATAAAAATAATTCTCGTTGCCACTCTGGGATCTTCAACAGTTCTCTTGAATCTTTACCTTCCAAACATTGATCCTCCTGATAGTGGAAGCAGCAACTCTGTTTTTTGTTCAAATCCTTAATTCGCAATTATTTGGGAATAATTTGAGAATAAAATCTTCCtaatatttattttgtatttcctaCTTCAAGTTCCTAATGAAAGTCCCCGCGGGCTATCTGTTATTTGAGAAAAGGGATCGCCATGGGGAACATTTCCACACAGCCTAGTAATCCCATTATTTTTGTGGACCACGTCCAATTTATCTGATATCCTTGCTAAATTGAAAGTAAAACATCCAGGGAGCTAATCCTCTCCGAAGTTCTTCCCAGAGCAAGAAGGTGGAACAGGCTCTGAATTTAACACAGCTTTCAAATAATTCAGCCCAAATTATCTTGTTTCCACAGGTGACTTTGTCAAGGCCCCAGAACTGCAGATTAAAAGAAATGTTTGTTCTAATCCACTGACTTTCAATTTCACCCCATCCCCCAATATTCATCTCTCACTTTTTTTCTAGAAAGTGATAAATGGCATCCAATCAGTTATTTTTATTTGGAATCTGTTTCACATATTTATCCTTCTGTACCAGGGGACACTGATAGAACTTCAAAGATCTGGAGAATCAGAAAGACCACCTGGACATTCCAAAAACTGTTATCCATCGGGGCTAATTAAGAGAACAGAATATTATTTTAATTTGACTGAAGCTTGTACAGTTTCTCGCCTCAGAgtctaaataaaataaattacttcTCTTCCATTTCTAGTCCTTTCGTCATTTTAAATATTGTATCCCATCAATCCAGGTAAACTCATAGGTTTTCCAAATAATTATTCTTGCTGGCCTCCTCGGTGCTCTCTCCAAGGTAGGTTGCATCAAATCACGAACCATGTTCTATAAAATGCGCCTCTACCCATAAATTTATGGCTCTATTGGGAAATATGTCAGACAAGAATAGATTGAAAGATGCAGGAATTCAAAGActtaaattgtaaatttaaaATTGCAGGCAGAAcaggtatttacaatacaatacaatacaattttattttaaatgttgtttctgcagtcatacacacaagaaaaagacccaagacacaacacaatttactggCATTTATACTGCCTTCTGCAATGCCATTAATCCGATCTATGGAGAATGCCAAGCGATGACCACTAATGTTTTGGGATTGTCCTGGACTTTCACCTCAAACATTTATGTGAGCAACCAAAGAGGAAAATATTGGAGaaacaatgaactacagatgttggttaatacacaaaggggcacaaagtgctggagtaactcaacagatcaggcagcatctctggagaaaatgaataggtgatgttttgggttgagacccttcttcagtttgaagaaccaTCTAtgttccatattctccagagaggctgcctgacctgctgagttactccagcacattgtgtccttttgatgGAAATATTGGAGATATTCCAAaatttaacaatatttaaaataaattattttaaaaaaatcttcttTAAAAATCAATGATTTTTCGCTACTGGGTGAAAATATATGATATGGAAAAAAAGGCTGTTTCACTTTTAGTCAAAAATCAACATTAGTCTATTCACAGGAATGGGCGAATTGGATTGTGAAATTGGAACTGTTGATGGCAGAGAGCCAAAGGATGGCACTTCCAGGAATGTCTTCAACTAGAAATAGCAGTCCTAATCTccaggaagaaactggagatgctggtttaaaccaacgatagacacaaaatgctggagtaactcagcggaacaggcagcatctctggagagaaagaatgggtgatgtttagggtctcaacccaaaacatgctggtttagtttttaatttagttaatttagagatacagcatagaaacaggccctattgcccaccgagtccgggttatccagcaatccccgcactctaacactatcctacacacactaaggtgtATAAAtttcatttatatcaagccaaataGTCTACaagcccgtatgtctttggagtttgggaaacctgtgatcctggagaaaacccaagtaggacatggggggaacgtacaaactccatccagacaagcaccagtagtctggatcgaatccgggtccctgGCAATGTAAGGCACTGCGCCACCGTCCTACCCGCCATGGTGTGGCGACTCATTCTGTTCCAGAAAGTGGTAAAGCCTTCAGGTAACTGTGGGACTGGAAGAAGGGAGTGGGATCTTAGATGGACCAATGTaataataaataactaataaataacCAATGTAACCAAGGACATCCGC
Protein-coding sequences here:
- the LOC116985346 gene encoding protein phosphatase 1 regulatory subunit 7-like isoform X1, whose product is MAKNLIENQFFEDHCSELTAIPFIWSVETEGPHYSLDMKMSHLKELIFNFDFESKAQRILRFNISLNELEAMQCDSLSPFVHLLELNVSLNFLNSISWLKALPQLMVLNLSHNIIESLQGLECCKMLTALDISHNQIRSIANLPILNSLTKLHLSGNKLESLEGVQRLPQLCELYIQGNCICSLLPLSSSLNLCVLDASDNVILSLSDTLHVLENLRRLKQLRLKGNPLTQDERCNTAIRQCTTVEILDNVFLRDCFTYGLTFEPPADLQEQTKEDLKESARLAFQSKVQEKRIETEMAMHYLHSRMLSLQKDNQEMEDRLTLELQAYYRYLDAIPPEDYQSIDSKKVPDAIERYMFTKFWERWEEGKRRQRNHPFKDLTKSEEVVRTAAWLFTNPYPQVSQSSST
- the LOC116985346 gene encoding protein phosphatase 1 regulatory subunit 7-like isoform X2; translated protein: MAKNLIENQFFEDHCSELTAIPFIWSVETEGPHYSLDMKMSHLKELIFNFDFESKAQRILRFNISLNELEAMQCDSLSPFVHLLELNVSLNFLNSISWLKALPQLMVLNLSHNIIESLQGLECCKMLTALDISHNQIRSIANLPILNSLTKLHLSGNKLESLEGVQRLPQLCELYIQGNCICSLLPLSSSLNLCVLDASDNVILSLSDTLHVLENLRRLKQLRLKGNPLTQDERCNTAIRQCTTVEILDNVFLRDCFTYGLTFEPPADLQEQTKEDLKESARLAFQSKVQEKRIETEMAMHYLHSRMLSLQKDNQEMEDRLTLELQAYYR